CAATGAATATTACTCTTCTGAAGCATCGTCGAGCAGAGGTTCGTGAATTTTCTTGAGTTCCTGAGCGGGAATTTTGATCACTTTGCGGTCATAGGTGATCAGGCCATTGATCTCGCCTTCGACGTCGGTCGTTTGCGTATAGACCCCGGCAGCAATCCCCTGCTCTTTCAATTCGGTGAGCAATCGGATCGATTCAAGATACCGTGCTCGGTACTCCTCTTTGTTTTCCGGAAGACCTCCGTAGCCCCAATTGCGTCGTGAGGCATCCCAGAGATGTTCACGAATCGGATAACCGTGGCCGCCGAACTCTCCCATGACCATCACGAAATTCGCATCCCGATCAGGCTCGAATGGGAAGCTTGGATGGGGGTAAGCATGTGCATCGACAATGTCACCGACCGGCCAGAAGTTTCCACCGCTGGCGATGTTGATTGTGCGAGTTGGATCACGTTCGGCGATCCACTCTCCCACCTCAACGGTGCGATGCTGACCCCATGCTTCGTTGAACGGAGTCCAGACCACAATTGACGGGTGAGATTCGAGTGCGCTGACCATCTCTTCGAACTCGACCATGAATTGCTCATGTTGTTCTTCCGGCCATTCGGCGTCATTCGGCTCAGGCTCGAGGCGCGTCCAGGGAGGATTCTGCCCTCCGCTGACCTGGTCCTGCCAGACGAGCATGCCCATCTGATCACAGTAGGTGTAGTAACGACGTGGCTCAACTTTGATGTGCTTACGGATCATGTTGAACCCGGCATCACGGAGGTATTCAATGTCGAACAACATTGCTTCGTCGCTGGGAGGAGTCAGCAGCCCATCCGGCCACCATCCCTGATCGAGGGTCCCCCAGTGAAAAATGACTTCGCCATTGAGTGTCAATCGCCAGTGGCCGTCAGCATCGCGAATCTTCCCGACCGTTCGAACGCCCGTGTACGATTCGACTGAATCGAGCAGAGTGCCATCCTGAGACTTCAAATTCACAATCAGGTCGTACAGATGAGGTGATGAAGGAGACCACAGTTTTGCATCTGGGATCGTCAACTCGAGAGTCTCAGCTGTCCCTGACTCACGAAGAATTTCGGTTCCGCCGTCGCGAACGATAACTTCGATCTGGTTGCTGTCTCCGGAACTTCCCTCGATGACAGGCTTCAGGCTGACCGTTCCGGTCTCTGCATCGGTTCGGATTTTCAGATCGGCGATGTATGCCTTCGGAACTTGTTCGACCCAGACTGTCTGCCAGATTCCGGAGACTTGTGTGTACCAGATGCCGCGTGGATTGAGCACTTGTTTTCCGCGCAACTGCCATTCTTCGGTCGCATCTTCAACACGGACAACGAGAACGTTTTTGCCAACCTTGGCAGCATCGGTCGCATCGATCGAAAACGGAACGTTTCCGCCAGTGTGTTCACCAACATGGGTCCCGTTCAACCAGACTTCGCAGTGGTAATCGACTGCTTCGAAGTTCAGAAGAGTTCGAACATCTTCTGTCTTTTCGATAGTCACTGAACGCTGATACCAAAGTGCCTCATCCGAGGCCAGCAGACGCTGAACACCTGAAAGCTTCGACTCGAGCGGGAACGGAACCAGAATCTCACCATCCCATTTTTCAGGAGCTTTCCGTTGTGACTTCGGAGTGATGGCGTAGTTCCAATTGCCGTTCAGGTTTTGCCATTCATCTCGAACGAGAGCTGGACGAGGGTATTCGGTCCAAGCGTTTTCCGGAGTGACTTCCACTCCCCAGCTGGTGATCAATTCCGTCTGAAACGGTTTCGTTTCGCGGGCTGGTTCGGGGAGTTCGGGAACGTTGTCGGCATCAATCACATGCACGTCGATGTACTGGCCTCCGCCGGTCTGATGGCAGTGAACCGCAAGGAAGTTTTCTCCCGCTTTCAATGCCTTCTTCGCTGCATCGTCCAGTTCAACGACCTGATACTCAGTGATGTATCCGTCTAAGTCCGCAACTTTTTTTCCGTTGATGAAGACTTCAGCATCTTCATCGTGGTGAACTAACAGTGCTGGCCGAGCGGGAACCTCAGGCAGCGTGAATGATCTTCTCATCCAGATGTCGTTGCCATTCCAACTGGTCGAAACTCTTTGGCCCGGTGTCTCTCGCGTTCCGAATCCTCCGAAACCTTCCATCCAGCGAGAGTCGTCAAAATCTGGTTGCATCCAGCGGTTTCGTGGTTTGCGGAAATTGTATTTCCACTTCGCCAACTCCAGTGTTTCTCCCAATCCGATGCTGGGAAAACAAATCGCTGACAGCGTGATTGCTATCAACAAGTTTTTCGAATGAATACGTCGAGGCTTCATTGAGATTCTTTCCGTTCCGTGACCGGACCATCTATAGCAAGATGTCTGGTCGGAGCTATCAAATGTGCAGCGATCATTGCTCGACCGCTATCGCACATTGAATGAGGTTCCGCAAACTTCGAGAGAAGAGACCGCAAGTGCTGCCATCCAGAGGCGAGCCTCTCTCTTCTCGATTGTCGGCGCAAACCGGCATCACATCAATGAGAACTCACGTAATTCAATTAAGTTTCTTTATCATGCGTGAAGAAGCTGTCACGCACTGCTGGACGACGTCCACGAGTTCCCGGAACTCAGGCAGAAGCGAGTTCGAGTTTGCGGACTTCCAGATAATCTGCGAGAGCGGTCTGCCACGGTCGGAGTTCCTGACCGATCGCTTGTGAGAGAGCGTGGCTGTTGAGAATGCTCTGATGAGGTCGTGCAGCTTTGGTAGGATATTCCGACGAAGGAATCGGAATCACTTTCGTCGAGAGCCCGTAAAACGAAAAGATCTCCGTGGCGAAATCAGCCCACGTCGTCGCTCCGGAGTTAGTCCCGTGATAAAGACCGTAGTTGCTGGTTTCAGAAAGAGCGATGATCCAGCTTGCAAGGTCAGCTGCTGAAGTCGGCGTGCAGTTTTGATCAACGACGACGCGCAACTCTTCACGTTCCTGACCGAGACGAAGCATCGTCTCCACAAAATTGCCCTTCCCCGCTCCAGCCCGGGCTGCTTTTCCGTACAGACCGCACGTCCGAACAACGAAGTGTTTCGGACAAAGCGAACGCACGAAGAATTCGCCGGCCAGTTTGCTTGTCGAATACGCACTATTCGGAAACGGGAGATCTTCTTCCGTCCAGGCTTTCGATTCTGTTCGTCCGCCGAAAACGTAGTCACTGCTCACATGCACGAACGGGAGGTTTCGGGCTGCGCATTCGATCGCCAGAACACGTGGTCCGATTGCGTTTCCGTGGTAAGCGACTTCCGGTTCGTCTTCCGCCAGATCAACTTTATTGTAGGCAGCTGCGTTGATCACCACCGATGGTCGAACGCTGTCGAGACACTCCGCGACTGCGTCCGAATTTGAAATGTTGACTTCAGAATGACCGAATCCGACGGCGTTCGTTCCGAGTTGCTCGCACAATTCCGTTCCAAGTTGACCGCGACAGCCAAAGACAACAACACTCACTCTTCATCCTCCGGTCGAACTTCATCATCCACTGGGTCAGGATCAACAATCGAAATACTTGTCGAGAGATCGTCGCGAATTCGCTGCTGCAGACCGTCCGCCGGGAGATTCTCCACTGCTTCATGAATCTGGTTTTCGTGGAGGTTCACCAGTCCCAGGTGACAAACCGGTTCACCCGGTGAAGCCACAGGAATGGTCGTCATCCCCAGCACGACACCATCTTCGGGTGACTCAATCACTTCGCGTGATTTCCCCAACAGACTGGACGTCGTCGCGATCGCTGTCGACGCGGTCACGATATCACCAGGAGCGACGTGGAAGTCGAGAAATCCGGACGATTCCGCCCGGACCCACTTGGTTTTTTCGATGACAGTCCGATAAGGAGGGTCAATCATGTCTCCTTCGATCATTCCCTTAGAAATCAGAACGTTTCGGATGCCTCGGACGGCGTGTTCGGTCACTGTCGACTCCACCTTCCAGACTTCTCCCGCTTCGAGAATGAATGTGGGACAATCGGCTTCGCAGGCAGAACGCCGCAGGCTTCCCGAGGGGCCACCTTCATTGATTGTTAACGTGCAGCCGAAAGCATTGGTCACTTCTCGCAGTCGCGTGTCGCTGAGGTCAGCGCGCACATTCGGAAAGTTCGTTTTGCGAATCGAAGCTGTGTGCAAATCGATTCCGAAGTCCGAACGTCCGACGATTTGCTCGAAGAAGAAGTTCGCGAATCGGCTCGTGAGGCTGCCTTTGGGATTTCCCGGAAACGATCGATTGAGATCGCGGCGATCGGGCAGGTATCTCGAGTGGCGTTCGAAACCGAGCACATTCACGACGGGAATCAGAATGAGTCCGCCGCGGGTGAGTTGCAGGGAGCGATCCATGATGAGTTGCCGGATGGCTCCGGTGCCGTTGATCTCGTCTCCGTGCACAGCGGCCGAAACGAAGATTGTCGGTCCCGGTTCGAGTCCCCGTCGGACCTGAATCGGAATGGCGACTCCCATTCCGCTGTAAGACTCAGAAAATCGGAGATCCAGATCCCGAATTTCTCCTGGCTGGATCTGAGTTTCTCCCCATTGGGCAATCGTCAGAGGTTTTGAATTCATAGCACGTCTTCTGCAAAGTTTAAGCAGTCCCTCGCTGAGGCGACAATATAGCGACACCTGCCAGTGTTTGTCTCGATGTGTTGACAACCATCCGGCCGGAAATTTGAA
This DNA window, taken from Thalassoglobus sp. JC818, encodes the following:
- a CDS encoding sugar-binding domain-containing protein, whose amino-acid sequence is MKPRRIHSKNLLIAITLSAICFPSIGLGETLELAKWKYNFRKPRNRWMQPDFDDSRWMEGFGGFGTRETPGQRVSTSWNGNDIWMRRSFTLPEVPARPALLVHHDEDAEVFINGKKVADLDGYITEYQVVELDDAAKKALKAGENFLAVHCHQTGGGQYIDVHVIDADNVPELPEPARETKPFQTELITSWGVEVTPENAWTEYPRPALVRDEWQNLNGNWNYAITPKSQRKAPEKWDGEILVPFPLESKLSGVQRLLASDEALWYQRSVTIEKTEDVRTLLNFEAVDYHCEVWLNGTHVGEHTGGNVPFSIDATDAAKVGKNVLVVRVEDATEEWQLRGKQVLNPRGIWYTQVSGIWQTVWVEQVPKAYIADLKIRTDAETGTVSLKPVIEGSSGDSNQIEVIVRDGGTEILRESGTAETLELTIPDAKLWSPSSPHLYDLIVNLKSQDGTLLDSVESYTGVRTVGKIRDADGHWRLTLNGEVIFHWGTLDQGWWPDGLLTPPSDEAMLFDIEYLRDAGFNMIRKHIKVEPRRYYTYCDQMGMLVWQDQVSGGQNPPWTRLEPEPNDAEWPEEQHEQFMVEFEEMVSALESHPSIVVWTPFNEAWGQHRTVEVGEWIAERDPTRTINIASGGNFWPVGDIVDAHAYPHPSFPFEPDRDANFVMVMGEFGGHGYPIREHLWDASRRNWGYGGLPENKEEYRARYLESIRLLTELKEQGIAAGVYTQTTDVEGEINGLITYDRKVIKIPAQELKKIHEPLLDDASEE
- the rfbD gene encoding dTDP-4-dehydrorhamnose reductase, translating into MSVVVFGCRGQLGTELCEQLGTNAVGFGHSEVNISNSDAVAECLDSVRPSVVINAAAYNKVDLAEDEPEVAYHGNAIGPRVLAIECAARNLPFVHVSSDYVFGGRTESKAWTEEDLPFPNSAYSTSKLAGEFFVRSLCPKHFVVRTCGLYGKAARAGAGKGNFVETMLRLGQEREELRVVVDQNCTPTSAADLASWIIALSETSNYGLYHGTNSGATTWADFATEIFSFYGLSTKVIPIPSSEYPTKAARPHQSILNSHALSQAIGQELRPWQTALADYLEVRKLELASA
- a CDS encoding succinylglutamate desuccinylase/aspartoacylase family protein; translation: MNSKPLTIAQWGETQIQPGEIRDLDLRFSESYSGMGVAIPIQVRRGLEPGPTIFVSAAVHGDEINGTGAIRQLIMDRSLQLTRGGLILIPVVNVLGFERHSRYLPDRRDLNRSFPGNPKGSLTSRFANFFFEQIVGRSDFGIDLHTASIRKTNFPNVRADLSDTRLREVTNAFGCTLTINEGGPSGSLRRSACEADCPTFILEAGEVWKVESTVTEHAVRGIRNVLISKGMIEGDMIDPPYRTVIEKTKWVRAESSGFLDFHVAPGDIVTASTAIATTSSLLGKSREVIESPEDGVVLGMTTIPVASPGEPVCHLGLVNLHENQIHEAVENLPADGLQQRIRDDLSTSISIVDPDPVDDEVRPEDEE